ATAAAACTCATTCTTCATAGTGCTTTTCAGATTAAAGATCTTGGAGATCTTAAATTTTTCCTTGGTTTAGAAGTGGCCAGAACTTCTAAAGGAATCTCACTTTGTCAAAGGCATTATGCCTTAGAAGAAATATAGGCTGATTCTAGTTTTCTTGGCTGTAAACCAGCCAAAGTTCCAATGGGTTCTAACCTATGCTTGACAAAAACTAATTCATCATTCTTGGAAGATCCCTCagtttatagaagattggtggGGAGGTTGCTCTACTTGGCAATAATAAGACCTAATTTGGCTTATGCTATACAAACTTTATGGCAATTCATGGACAAACCTACTCAAACACACTTGGATGTGGCACATCATGTTTTACGGTATCTCAAAGGTACACTTGGTTAGGGAATTTTTCTACCATCTTCTTCTTCGCTACAACTGAAGACTTTTTCAGATTTTGACTGGGCAACTTGTCCAGACACTAGAAAATCAGTGACTGaattttgtgtgtttttgggtGATTCTTGAATTTCTTGGAAGCAAAATACTATTTCCAGATTTTTAGCTGAAGTTGAATATAGAGCCTTGGCTTCCACTGCTTGTAAACTTACTTGGCTAACTGCTTTACTTCAAGATTTTGGGATTACTCATGATTTTCCAGCcttgttattttgtgatagtaAAGCTACAATTCACATAGCAGCAAACCCTGTTTTTCATGAGAGAACTAAGGACATAGAAATTGACTGCCACTTACAATCTGATGTGCTTAGAACTCTACATATGAGCTCTCAACATCAACTAGCAGATGCATTCACTAAAGCCTTGCCTCGAAATTAGTTTCTATATCTTCTTTCTAAGATGGGTGTTCTTAATATTCACATCTTGAGGGAGAGTATTGAAGTATATAAACAGTTATTGTAAATAGTTAGTTTTGCAAAACCtttaattgtaaatttactttattgCACGTGCGCTGCACATGTATTTCATTCCTTGTATATATCGTTGAACTACTCTGTACATTGCTTAGTTACACATTTTACTTTCACAGAAGATTAGTTTTTCTCTCTATATGTGTTCTTGAACTTTTCTtgagtgttgaacccaaggtttcaagtttcatgtgattataaatctacacatgaattttgatgataacaaatgaattcaaagaataaaggagtttcaaactcaagttgttcacacaatggaatcaagcacatcaaagaaccaagcatgagcaagaaggaaacaagttcacattaaaatcatagagtaatgttgtaaatctcttaaaattcgaaattaggactaatgctcaaaattaatattttatcataaagcattaaaatacattttccacatgtgtatgaatatttttgaaaattttgaaagatgattaattgtcatctttgcatgtgcatgccttgattaaagggttgaactttgaaaatattaaagatgattgattgtcatctttcacatgtgcatgttttatttgaatattttcaaaagtgattgatacttttttagacttatacaaaaggtagatgattttgtttggattttttaaaaagtaaagtgtgctccttttgtcatatacaaaaagtaaaagattatgtttgatttttttgaaaagaaagagtgctccttttgtcatttgcaaaaattaaaagattatgtttgaattttttgaaaatgaaagtgtgctcattttgtcatatgccaaaagtaaaagattaggtttgatttttttgaaaaagtgaatgatgttgtctttgacatgtgaatctttttaaatttgaatatgaagtctcatatgccgataaatagatcatttgagagcttcacattcacaacatccagagcatacaacattcattcaaagttttcattctctcttctctaaacattgagccttaattcttattcattttgagagatttagtttgcgctgtattgttcttatttcactcattgagaagtgttttctgataacctacccactatcagtttttgtatcagaaaaagtgtgtgtataacccttgtgcatgtagaaaatattctatacggggaatagttgaatcaccacttgtaaggtgattgcaagtgtagagggtgttctacacggatcctttgtagtggtgttgttcaaaggtgtaataggtttctatctccacctgaaggaggttgaatagtgaatttgagaatcctcaatgggtagcttgaggcgaggacgtaggcaatagagccgaacctcgttaacatactgtgtttgcttctctcttacccttactctttatatttattgttatttcatattttgtttatattttatattatatatttgatttataattgttattttttttaatacaactcaattcacctcccctcttgtgttagtcatctaggcaacattGAGTTTCTTGAACTTCTTGAGTAATCGGATGATTTTAGATTGATTCTCCTACAAGTTTCCCTTGCCAATTTCATTTCCTCCAACAGAGGGGCCTTGTacccattttttttgttttatattcaaTATCAATTTAGTTTCCAGCCTAATCAAAGCATCAACTTCACCAATTGACAATCAAATCTTTCGAGCCACTTATGATCTGCAATTTCCATCATAATGATTTCTTCAGGAACACAAATCTTAATGAAAGAACCATGAGATGTTCTtctgaatgatgacaaacaTATCAACACACTTAACACACAAAATAACAGCGGCGAGGAAATTTAGATTTTGACTCTGTAGTATAAAAGAGGCCGCAACTTAAACTTAATGACTCAAATTGATTGCACATGATTTCTATTTTAAGGGCAGCTTTAAAATGCAATCGCATGATTTCTATTTACAAGCATGCATCTTGAGCTGATACTGAACTACCAAGCAAGGATGGTCACCCAAACATTTTGCtatcatttcaaattcttcttttCCAAATGAGAACAAATTGGGACCAAGTAAAAGTCACTGAAAGGATGGCAAGGAGCAACAACCTTAAGATTCCAAAGGAAAAGTGGAGGTAAGAATTGACAAGGTACTGTAACATTAgttatgcatcaaaatttattcAGCAGCTGGATAGCAATCAATGGGAAGTACATCCTTTTCATACCCATATATTAGGCACAAATCTTGTCCAAATCAAATCATAATGAATTCAAATTCGGTTCCACTTTTCATTTCCTAATATCACCTTCAATCTACCAGCAAATTGTGTTTCCTTGCATGTATggaagtaataatccaaatttCTGCAAAACATGAAGGCTCTTAAAATCAGTGATAACGAAAAGCAAAAAGGAGAGTGGTTTATCTGAACAATATTATCTTCCTAACGACCCAGCAGATCAAGGAGAAATCAGAGAAAGTGAAATTGAATGCTTCCACTGATATACTTACTACATGAACAATTTTACAACACCACCCAGCACCGTTAGCCCCACGCCATGGAACAAGCATAATTTACCACCAGTTTCCCATCAAAACCAAAATTCTGCAATGACCAAAGAGATAATTGGGTTATGGTAAAATGTAGACTAGCCatgaaatttaaaagataattaCACAAGTAAATTAGAGATAAATAGTCACTTGCGAGCGACTCAGTGGACAGACAACATTTACTAAGAATGAAACACGATGAAATACACGCCCAATGAAGCGAACAGACCCAATACAGCAGCTTACGTTATACAAATCGATAACCAATTCATCTGGGTTTGGCGAGAACGCACTGTTGACATAAACAAACtacaaaacaataaacaaaagattACTCTGAAACCCAAAAGACCATTACAAAAACACGAAaacaaaaccacaaaacaaataCCAACGTCTCCCGATGAAGCTGCCGCCGTAGAAAGTCAATTACTTTAGCAAACTTGTCACTTCCAGGTATCTGCCAAACCAAAGTATATTGGACAAAGAttacaattttgttttttttgttttttttttgttttctccaaAAAGTTTACAAAAATGATAATAGGACATCAGGTTTCGTTCTTATTGGCAAAATCCATAAGCAGAAAtgcatcaaaaaataaaatctggaAAGCACACCTAGGATTTCAAAGGCGGTTCTACTAATCAAcagtatgaaaaatatatatattataaagtaagaCAAAAGGAAATACAGACTAAACCCTTTCAAGAAATACCTTAAATTTGGCTTGTCTGAGTATAGGGGCATCGCCAGTAGCTCTAAGATGAACAACAACTGCACCAAAATGAAAATcccacaaggaaaaaaaaacaaaactaccGTTTATGAACGTTAAAAACTCTAAATAATCAGAGTTCGAACAATCAAAACCCTAATTAAGCAAACGGGTTTTTTCTCGGAGGACATCGCTGCTCACCTTTCCGCACAGAACTCGGAGACTGAGATTCAGCGGCGGCCATTGGTTTATTTCCGGTAAACACCGAGCCACGGATCGGAGACAACGGAAGAGGATTGCTATTTCCGCagcattaataattttatttttatcacagtTTCTGGGCTTTCTATGGTTATTGCTTGGGCCCCAGTAAGCCTTGACAGGGCAAAGGGGCCCGACGACTGACAGGATAGAATTCAGGTTGCATCCAGATTAGGTTGGGCTTTCCAAGTAATGTCGTACTCTCCGAGTGTTCGGCTGCTTCCGTTTTGAAATCTCcggttgctgaaaaatgaaagttttCTGAAAACTAAAGGGGAAATAGACCTAAACTGGCTGTCACATGAGGtccaaaaaatccaaataaacCGAAGGGTCCAAATTTGCAAAATAGAGCCCAAAATTTCAGcccttttgttttaaaaatttttaatttgcaCTGCTACACTAGATGTTCAGGAACAAAATCTCACCTAATTCTGAGGGTGTATACGATATTGGTAAAGAGTTTTCTGTAAAtgtatttaaagaaatttaaatacaaattctcCCGATCCAATAGtctttagaaattatttagaaTTCAAGCTTTAGACTTGAAGGAAGCATACTATCAAAACCAAAATCTTACCACTTATGTCAACTCTTAGGGATTCGAGAGTTTATCCCAACTACTGATCCCAGCTACTAAAAAATTGGATATGTTTAAGTGGCATTCAATGGTTAGCAATAATATTagaggtgtcaaatcgtgttaacggatcgtgttcgtgtcgtgtcaaaatatgaatattatactatataggttaactctaacccgacccgttaaacttatcgtatcaaaatctcaaaccctaactaTTGAATATTGCAGCAATATTCAATACTGAGCATAATCCATCAATCACTTATTGATGAATCcattataatttttgaaaaagtaataagTATTTATTCTAGATGACATGGTAAGCAATGGTGTATTTGTTGCATCAATAAGTGGAcatgcaaataaaatttttcttaagaaTGATTATTATTTATAGGGGCGTGAATGGGATTTAGGAAAAAGTGAAGGGTAATATGCAAGATCTTAATTAAAGGTTTGATGGAtattaggcctgcaacccggcTTGCTAAAGCCGGTTTTGTGCCTGACCCAACCCGCAGGACCTCATTTTAGGCGCTAACCCGAACCAACTTGATCCGAAAAAAACCAAACCGGGTCGAACCCGTATGACCTGACTTCAAAAACAACGTTGTTTTCCATGCTGTCAGAAATGAAAACTTATTCACAAATAGATGACAGCAACGAAATATGTTCACAAAGAGAGGACGAGAGAGAAGTGGTCTGGGTGAAATAGAAGATCCCGAGCTGAGAATGAGGCACCCCCTAGCCTCGACCTGCCGAGCACTAACTCGTTAATAAGAAGACGACACGCTACAAAACCCAGCAGCAGCGGCGGCGGCAGCAGCAGCAGTCGATTCTCCCCAAAACACTCTTTAAAACAACGGCGTCTAGATCTGTAAGCCTCTTAGCTGGAAAACCAGAGCATGctagagagagacagagggagGAGACCGGGCATGGGGCTCCAAGGGACTGAGAGGGATTCTgaatttttcttaaagtttttcatgtttttgttCATGGGGGCTGGTTTCTCTAGTTTTGCAGCAGATCAGAATTATGGATTTTGTTCTCCGTCAAAGCTCGGTCTCTTCGTGGCTTTTCTTGGGTTGAGATTATTGTATTTTGGCCGGAGTACTCGCCGTTCA
This genomic interval from Carya illinoinensis cultivar Pawnee chromosome 2, C.illinoinensisPawnee_v1, whole genome shotgun sequence contains the following:
- the LOC122295270 gene encoding ubiquitin-like protein ATG12; amino-acid sequence: MAAAESQSPSSVRKVVVHLRATGDAPILRQAKFKIPGSDKFAKVIDFLRRQLHRETLFVYVNSAFSPNPDELVIDLYNNFGFDGKLVVNYACSMAWG